CCTGGCCGCTGGCGCTGTTCGCCGCCAGCCTCGCCGGGCTTGTGCTCGGCCTGACCGGCGACGGGTGGGAGGACGTGCTTGCCGTCGCCCTGCTCGCCGCCGCCCCCTTCGCCATCGCCGCCGCCTGGCTGCGGCGCGACCGACCCAGCCATTCCCTACGAACCGAAAGAGACCGATGAAACTGCACCGTTACGCCCTGCCGCTGCCGATCCTCGCCGCCGCGCTCGCCATGCCCGCCCAGGCGCAGGAGGCGCAGGAGCCGGGCCTGACCCCGAACGAGATCGTCGTCATCGCGCAGCGCATCAACGCGACCGAGGTGAGGGCGAGCGGCGATCTGGGCGTGCTGGGGGACAAGGATTCGCTCGACGTGCCGTTCGTCGTGCGCACCTTCGACGAAAGCCTGATCCTGAACCAGCAGCCGCTGACGCTGGGCGAGGTGCTGGAGAACGATCCGTCGGTGCGCACCACCTACGCCTTCGGCAATGCGGCGGAGCAGTTCGTGATCCGCGGCTTCCCGCTCTACGGCGACGATGTGGGTATGAACGGCCTGTACGGCATCACCCCGCGCCAGCTGGTCGCGCCGGAGCTCTATTCGGGCGTGCAGGTGCTGAACGGGGCGAACGCCTTCCTCAACGGAGCGGCGCCGGGCGGCACCGGGATCGGCGGCAATGTGACGCTGCAATTGAAGCGCGCGGGCGAGCGCCCGATCACGCGCCTGACCGCCAGCTATCTCTCGGGCGCGCATTTCGGCGGCAGCGCGGATGTCGCTCGCCGCTTCGGCGCGGACGGGCAATTCGGCGTGCGGATCAACGGCGCCTATCGCAGCGGCGACGTGGCGGTGGACGACGAGTTTCGCCGCACCATCGTGGGCGGCGCGTCGTTCGACTGGAGCACCAACAATCTGCGCGTGACGCTCGACGGCGCGTACCAGCGCTACGAGGTCAACCGGCTGCGCCCGCAGGTGGTGATCGGCAACGGCGCCATTCCGGAGGTGCCGGAGGCCGATCTCAATTACGGCCCGGCCTTCGCCAGCACCGAGCTGCGCGACATCTTCGGCCTGGCGCGGATCGAGTACGACGTGGCGGACAACGCCATGCTCTACGTCACCGGCGGCGCGCTGGATGGCAACGAGCAGGGGACCTATGCCGGTATCACGGTGACCGACGCCGCGACCGGCGCGGCCACGATCAGCCCCTCCATCATTCCCGCGCGCATCAACAACGAGGCGGTCGAAGCGGGCCTGCGCGTCCGCCTGGGCGAGACGATCACGCACGAGTTCAATTTCGGCGGCAATATGAACTGGCAGCAATTCCGCACCGCCTACGATTTCCGCAGCGGCTACGCGACCAATCTCTACGCGCCGGTCGATGCGCCGATTTCCGGCACCAGCACGTTCTTCAGCGGCGATCTGGACGATCCCAACCCCAGCGCGCGCTCGATCCAGTTGAGCGCCTTCGCCTCCGACACGATCGGGCTGTGGGACGACCGCATCCTGCTGACCGGCGGGCTGCGGCTGCAGGAGATCACGCAGAAGAGCTACAATGTCGCGAACGGCGACCTGACCAGCCGGTTGAGCAGTGACGCGGTGACCCCCGTCATCGGCCTTGTGGTGAAGCCGACCGAGCGCATCTCGCTGTTCGCCAACCGGATCGAGGGGCTGCAGCCCGGCACGCGCGCGCCGGTTAGCGGGATCGATCCCGACAATACCGGGGCGGGGCAATTGCCGGTGACCAATGGCGGCCAGGCGCTCGCGCCCGCGCGCTCGGTCCAGTACGAGGTCGGCGGGAAGATCGGGTTCGACCGCCTGCAGGCGAGCCTCGCGCTGTACCAGATCGAGCAGCCCAGCTTCTACCTCGCGGCCGATCCGGACGTGGCGGGAAGCCTGCGCTTCGGCAGCTATGGCGAACAGCGTAATCGCGGGATCGAGCTGTTCGTGACCGCGCAGCCGGTCGATGGCCTGCGCCTGATCGCGGGCGGATCGGTGGTCGATGCGAAGCTGCGGCGCACGCCGGGCGGCGCGAACGAAGGCAACGACGCGCTGGGCGTGCCGGACTATACCCTCAACGCCAATGTCGAATGGGACCTGCCCTTCGTGCCCGGCTTCACGCTGACCGGCCGGGTGATCCACACCGGGGAGCAGGCGGCGAACGTCACCAACACCAGCTATCTGGACGACTGGACCACGCTCGATCTGGGCGCGCGATACGTGCTGGCGACGGGCGGCGTCCCGCTCACCCTGCGCTTCGGCGTCGACAACGTGACCAATGAGCGGTTCTGGAGCTCGTCCTACAGCGCCTTCGCATCGGGCGACACCGCGCGCCTTCTGCAAGGGCGGCCGCGCACCTACCGAGGATCGGTCACAGTCGATTTCTGATCGACGGCTCGCCGGTAGGCGCTAGCCATAGCGCTCGAACCGGCGGGTGAAGGCACCGCGCCGGTAATCCTTGCGATAGGCCTTCCAGTCGCGCTTCATCCGGTCGACCGCTTCTTCCGCGAAGCAGGCGACGTCGTGGATGAACAGGTGGTGCGGTGCCATGTCCTCCAGGATCGCGGGTTCGATGTCGTAATCGATCGCGCCCGCATCGTCGCTGCGCGCGTGGGCGAGCGCGAGGGCGCGGCCGCAGGCATGGGCGTAGTCGCGCCAGCCGTCGTAATCGAGATCGCTCTGGTCGATATCGTCGCGGAACGGCGCGCGTTCGCGGGTCATGTAGCTCTCGCCATCGATCTCCACCGCGCCGTAGAACACGTCGCCATTGGGGATGTGGATCCGCTGCCCCTCGGCCACGCGGCGAGCCCGCGCACCGGTATCTAGATCGCCGTGCGGGGCGAGCCCGTCGAGCGCGGACAGGCGCGACAGCTTGAATTCCACGATGATGTCGTCGGTGCCGTCCTTCTCCGGCCCCTCGATCATGATGTGAAACCGCGTCAGGCCGAGCGAGGCGCACCCTTTCCCGTAGACATGCGCGACGTCCTTCACCCGTAATTCGCCGAAGCGGCCACCGGGCTCGATGCCGTTGCGCTCCGCCAGCTCGTCGAGATAGCCCTGGAATTCGTCGCGCCGGCTGGTGACGGGCTCGCGCGAACTGCTCGGTGAGAAGCCCTTGCGGGTCTCGTTCTGGTGATCGTCGGCGAGCCAGTCCGCCCGGTTTTCCATCGCGTCGTCGAACAGGTCGCAGATTATGGGCGGCGCATTGTCCATTCGGAACACATCGTCGTTGGGGTCGGCCCCGTCGGCGAAGTGCTTCATCCCGGCGATATAGCCCTTGGCGAAGCATTTCGCGACGCGGCGGCGCTGCTTGCGCTTCAGCCCGCCGGCGCATTTGGCGGCGAGGATGAAGCCTGCGGCCCCCCGCTTCAGATCCCAGCTATAAGGGCCGTAGGCGACCTCGTCGAAATCGTTGACCGAGAATATCGGAACGTTGTCGGCATTGGGCATGACGCCGAAATTGCCTGGGTGCACATCGCCCAGCAGCAGCACCTTGGGCCGCGCCGCATCCATGCCCGCCATGTCGCGGTAGAAGCCGAGCGCGGTGCCGCGGAAATATTTGTAGAGGTCGCCCGCCAGTTCCTCGAACTTCTCCTGCGTCCCCTGTGCGCGCGCGTCGATCCGGGTGGCGTGATCTTCCAGAATGCAGGCGCGCACATGCTCGCGCCGGGCCTGGCCGTGGAGGAAGGTGGGCAATGGGATCGCCGCGCCGCTGGCGAAGCGATCCGCCAGCTGGGCATAGGCGTCGTGGCGCGATCCGGGCTTGCCGGGGCTGAGCGCGTGATCGTCGCCACCCGCGGTGTCTTCGGCGTCGCCGTTGCCGTTTTGCTTGCCAGCCATGAGAACAGATACGCGCTTCGCCGCGACCCCGTTCCCCGTCGAGGGTGGGGCGTCAGCCCAGATCGTCCGCGCTGAAGGGGTACGGGCGCGGCTCGTGCTGGACGGAAATCCAGCGCGTGGTGGTGAAGGCGTCGATCGCCCAGCGCCCGTTGAAACGCCCGATGCCCGAATTCTTGACCCCGCCGAACGGGGCGAAGGCGCTGTCGTTGACCGTCTGGTCGTTGATGTGAGTCATCCCCGCCTCGACCCGCTTCGCAAAGGCCAAGGCGCGACCTTCGTCGGCACTGAAGACCGCGCTCGACAGGCCGTAACCGGTGGCATTGGCGAGTTCGAGCGCGTGCTCTTCGTCCCGCGCTCGCTGGATCGGGGCGACGGGGCCGAAGATTTCCTCGGTGACGAGGCAGCTGTCCTCCGGCACGTCGGTAAAGACGTGCGGCGGCAGGACGAGCCCGTCGGCATCGCTGCCCAGCGCGAGCTTAGCGCCCTCTTCCTTCGCCTTGGCAAGCAGGTTGGTGACCTTGTCGAACTGGTCGCGATTGACGATCGGGCCGATGAAGCAGGCCGGGTCCTCGCGCTTGCCCACCGGCAGTTGCCGCACCCGCTCCACGAACCCTTCCACGAACCGGTCGTAGATCGCATCTTCCACCACTATCCGGTTGGCGATCATGCAGATCTGGCCCTGGTGCATGAACTTGCCCCACACGCTCGCCTCTATCGCGCGGTTGAGATCGGCATCGTCCAGCACGACGATCGGCGAATTGCCGCCCAGCTCCAGCTCCACCGGCTTGATCCGCTTGGAATCGAGCGCCGCCTTGCCCACGCCGCGCCCGACCGGGGTGGAGCCGGTGAAGGAGACGACCGCGGGGATCGGATGGCTTACCAACGCTTCGCCAACGGTGGAACCGCCGCCGGGCAGGACGCTGACGAGGCCGTCGGGCAGGCCCGCTTCCTGGCAGATCGCGGCGAAGATCGTGCCGCCGGTGACGATCGAGTCACTCGCGGGCTTCACGACCACACCGTTGCCCACGGCGAGCGCGGGGAACAGCGTGCGCGCGGTCAGCTGCAGTGGAAAATTCCAGGGCGAAATCAGCGCAACCACGCCCGCCGGCTGGCGGTAGGCGCGCGATTCCTTGCCCGGAATGTCCTCGGGCAGGATCGAGCCTTCGACCATGTAGGGCAGGGCCGCCGCGCTCTTGGCCACCGCGGTCGCCAGTTGCAGCTCCAGCGCGGCCTTCAGCCGGGTGCCGCCGACCTCGCGCACGATCCACTGGGCGACTTCGTCCTTGCGCGCCTCCAGAATGCCGGCGATCTTCTGCATCGCCTCGGCCCGCGCGGCGGGCGGAGTGGCACCCCATTCGGCCTGCGCCTCGGCGGCGGCGCGGCAGGCGGCGTCGACCTGCGCCTCGCTCGCGCCCTTCACGGTGAAGATGGTGCTTTCGTCCCACGGGCACAGATTGGTCATTTCGTCGCCTTCGCCAGCGGTCCATTCACCGGCGAGGAACAGGCGGTCGAGCGTTTCGTAGGGCTGGGTCATGCCGTTCGAACGGGGCGCACCGCGGCGGGTTCCGCTTGCCGGGTGCAGCCCTGCGTAATAGGGCGCGACCCCATGAGCACCTATCCCAAGACAGACGCGCTGATGGCGCGCGGCGTGGAATTTCTCGGCAGCGAGCATGCGATCCTGTGCGGCGCGATGAGCTGGGTTTCGGAGCGCAATCTCGTCTCCGCCATCTCCAACGCAGGCGGCTTCGGCGTGATCGCCTGCGGCGCGATGACACCCGACCTGCTCGATACGGAAATCGCGGAGACGAAGGCGCGGACGGACAAGCCGTTCGGCG
Above is a genomic segment from Erythrobacter sp. 3-20A1M containing:
- a CDS encoding TonB-dependent siderophore receptor; translated protein: MKLHRYALPLPILAAALAMPAQAQEAQEPGLTPNEIVVIAQRINATEVRASGDLGVLGDKDSLDVPFVVRTFDESLILNQQPLTLGEVLENDPSVRTTYAFGNAAEQFVIRGFPLYGDDVGMNGLYGITPRQLVAPELYSGVQVLNGANAFLNGAAPGGTGIGGNVTLQLKRAGERPITRLTASYLSGAHFGGSADVARRFGADGQFGVRINGAYRSGDVAVDDEFRRTIVGGASFDWSTNNLRVTLDGAYQRYEVNRLRPQVVIGNGAIPEVPEADLNYGPAFASTELRDIFGLARIEYDVADNAMLYVTGGALDGNEQGTYAGITVTDAATGAATISPSIIPARINNEAVEAGLRVRLGETITHEFNFGGNMNWQQFRTAYDFRSGYATNLYAPVDAPISGTSTFFSGDLDDPNPSARSIQLSAFASDTIGLWDDRILLTGGLRLQEITQKSYNVANGDLTSRLSSDAVTPVIGLVVKPTERISLFANRIEGLQPGTRAPVSGIDPDNTGAGQLPVTNGGQALAPARSVQYEVGGKIGFDRLQASLALYQIEQPSFYLAADPDVAGSLRFGSYGEQRNRGIELFVTAQPVDGLRLIAGGSVVDAKLRRTPGGANEGNDALGVPDYTLNANVEWDLPFVPGFTLTGRVIHTGEQAANVTNTSYLDDWTTLDLGARYVLATGGVPLTLRFGVDNVTNERFWSSSYSAFASGDTARLLQGRPRTYRGSVTVDF
- a CDS encoding DUF2252 domain-containing protein; protein product: MAGKQNGNGDAEDTAGGDDHALSPGKPGSRHDAYAQLADRFASGAAIPLPTFLHGQARREHVRACILEDHATRIDARAQGTQEKFEELAGDLYKYFRGTALGFYRDMAGMDAARPKVLLLGDVHPGNFGVMPNADNVPIFSVNDFDEVAYGPYSWDLKRGAAGFILAAKCAGGLKRKQRRRVAKCFAKGYIAGMKHFADGADPNDDVFRMDNAPPIICDLFDDAMENRADWLADDHQNETRKGFSPSSSREPVTSRRDEFQGYLDELAERNGIEPGGRFGELRVKDVAHVYGKGCASLGLTRFHIMIEGPEKDGTDDIIVEFKLSRLSALDGLAPHGDLDTGARARRVAEGQRIHIPNGDVFYGAVEIDGESYMTRERAPFRDDIDQSDLDYDGWRDYAHACGRALALAHARSDDAGAIDYDIEPAILEDMAPHHLFIHDVACFAEEAVDRMKRDWKAYRKDYRRGAFTRRFERYG
- a CDS encoding aldehyde dehydrogenase family protein → MTQPYETLDRLFLAGEWTAGEGDEMTNLCPWDESTIFTVKGASEAQVDAACRAAAEAQAEWGATPPAARAEAMQKIAGILEARKDEVAQWIVREVGGTRLKAALELQLATAVAKSAAALPYMVEGSILPEDIPGKESRAYRQPAGVVALISPWNFPLQLTARTLFPALAVGNGVVVKPASDSIVTGGTIFAAICQEAGLPDGLVSVLPGGGSTVGEALVSHPIPAVVSFTGSTPVGRGVGKAALDSKRIKPVELELGGNSPIVVLDDADLNRAIEASVWGKFMHQGQICMIANRIVVEDAIYDRFVEGFVERVRQLPVGKREDPACFIGPIVNRDQFDKVTNLLAKAKEEGAKLALGSDADGLVLPPHVFTDVPEDSCLVTEEIFGPVAPIQRARDEEHALELANATGYGLSSAVFSADEGRALAFAKRVEAGMTHINDQTVNDSAFAPFGGVKNSGIGRFNGRWAIDAFTTTRWISVQHEPRPYPFSADDLG